The Culex pipiens pallens isolate TS chromosome 2, TS_CPP_V2, whole genome shotgun sequence DNA window TCGGAAAACTTGATTTGGtaaaataaaacagaatttAGAATTGGGCAGGGTGGAAAAGGATCGTGTCTGTTAGGGATTTAACCCTATTATTCAAACTAATTTTTGTTGTCGATTAATCTCATTAGCAATCTATCTGATCTCAGTCATACTTGTTGGACGACAGTTACTTCCAGGGTGGTTAAAAATCTTCGCGGATTTCGCGATTTTcgcggcgcggatttcgcggatTTCTGTTGAATGTTCCTGTGGGTCTATCTTCAAGAATACAACGTAGATTTCGATGGCTAGTGAAAATGTTTGTCTAAATATAGTATTTCCAGAAGAAAGAAcgcaaatttatctaaatcctgCTCGGTGAGAGCAATTTAGATTTCcgcgaaatccgcgaaattcgcgaaaatcgcgaaaatCGCGAAGATTTAACCACCCTGTACTTCTATACCCCAAATATCACCCATCCATGCATCGTTAGTCCCTTCTTCACATCTGCAAATCTCCcaattagaaaaattaaacaacCAAACGCGAGCAAAACAAACCCAACAAATCTCTAGCCGGGGAGCTGGCCTCTCGGAGAGATCATTCGGTTTAAGAACCGACCGATCACATGGCCGGCACGTTCCGGTGGCCACTTCCGACGGGGATCTCCGCCCAGCAGGTTCGTCCTCTTCGGCAGTCCGCGAGCGACTGTCAGTTACGTCCAAACGAACGAACGTTGTCGTTTTTCTGTTTTGGCGTTTTGCTTTTCGATTCAAACAGAGTTCAGTTTGGCTTGGTTTGGGTGATGGTGGTGGTAAAGAGCAAACTAAACGGCTTTAAGGGAGGATGGGATGGGTTGAGTGTACGAGTCGAGGTTGAGAGGTGGTGTATCTCTCTATAAAAACAAGCTGAACAGTTCAGCTCTTTAGCCGTGCTGCGACATGTGGAAAGGCGCAGTTTGTGGAGTTTAGTGACGATGATGTTGTCGAGCAGCCAGAGAATGGAAGTGATGCCATACTGTATGGTTCATGTAGTTTCAATTGATTcgtaatattttcaatatttttctttaagatacacattatttaaaaaatgaacagTTGAAAGAGCaggtcttatttttttttttgcggtttccagtaaatatttaaagacagcctacttttcattgctaaaaataacagttctgaaaattgaaattttcatcacctgtatcaaaaaatcacattttttttattctgttttggtttttgtgttTACCAAACACGCGGATGCCAAACTAAAGCGGAGAAACAAAcgtctttctgaaaaaaattgcattcaaaCGTGTTTTAtaattgccaaaaaaaattgtatgcaacttgttgcaaaacttgatttttcagcacttgtcgcatttatccaactcggcatactcatttaacaactttttatattaactatttttttccaaattcaaaaataaacataggTAATTCTACTTGCTAAAACTAgaagattattttcaaaaatattttttttccaaatttttttgtcttttaccGATCTGTGAtcccaaaatttcttaaaatattaaaaaaaaagtcattgtttGACTGACAATGCATAAATAAGGGTTTTACTGCTTTACAATCTATACTGAACAGTTTACAAGGGacgatccataaaccacgtggacaccttgggggaggggggaatggtcagcaattgggtcctaaaattaagcttaaatctgtgatattattgttcacaacaataaagcctatttttctgagtacaatgacccttttgtACGACAgcaaagcatttaaaaaaataacttcgcggtccttcttgacagaaaaggtcctacttgacagctcgttccaaggtgaccatagttgatccatcgaaaaaatgttgtcttatcaatttatttttttgcattaaaataaaaaaagttacctgaaaaggTTTTTAAtcgtttgtttttaaaattgtacataaaaattgacttagggctttaggaccctattgtctacgctctatacaaaaaaatatatgcagtccagactcgattatccgaaggtttgtatgggactacttcggataatcgaatcactaacacatttttttttctttttcttgttttcttgttttaaacatcaaactcgagttctgcgaccccatttttgtcaaatttgaatagttgattgtctattaaataataaagttcattttttcaatatttcttggatttaaaaaaaatcactttagcgtagtttaggggtcatacataCCCAGTCACGaggttctagcaggattctagcagagccacctctgctagaatatttcgtgactcgacaatcaaaaattagacaacgaaaaacaaattttcgtgattcgattatccgaagtgaatttttttcgacgccttcggataatcgagtctggactgtatatttgTATGGCAATTGGCCACAAGGGGAGGAGaagggggggttggggggggggtctgagatttaaaaaaaagtgtccacatggtttatggatggcctataacaaaaaaaaatgtaaattacttttcatgacttcacaaaatacagttcttgacttttttttgataaggtcctataaacaaaagtaaacattgagtgtatcccgcttactccgatggactttgacataaggagtgaaagggatacactcaatgtttacatttgtttataggaccttatcaaaaaaaagtcaagagttGTTGCCTGTTTTGCCCATattagaggttttttttttgctcaagagcaattccagctcaaagcaggaattttttagatacttttttctcgaaaaaaaaaatcttgggctcaccttcaaatttgacttttaaactgaaaaatcggaaaatctTGTAAAAGTGGAGTGCTtcattcagtgtatttttttcggaaagcccatcaaatttcctacaagtttgtctttgaccactttttgatacgatgcaacggcttcgagttacagcaatatttaaattacgaaatacaaaaatatttaaaacacttacgcccttttcaaatgtcattatcgagttaaactggctccatatacacaaaaatggcttatataagcgtaggataacatgtctacaaagtttcattgaaatcggagagggtcgggtacaaccgattccctatttgacatggaattactctcaaattaaatttattttcttaaatgtttttttttcgataatttaaacttcatttgGCTTTCgagaaatcaaacaaaaattgtattttttttaaacagagttgccagatctgtaaaatttatgtttcatGGAAAAGATCTTTTAATCATTTAATGAATGATTACACTGAGACAGCACCAAATAAATGCTctatgacagggttgccagatcttcaacctATCCTAAAATTAACCGATAAAATAATTTGGAtggcattttcattaaaaagacTACGATATTTGAAGTTGTTTCCATAAATAAGGCTCAATAgtttattattttggccaaggttgccagatttattaactattttttcataaataaacactctaaaaatcttttcaacaaaaataaacaaatttgtttctcttctctttcagAATTTGATGAACCATGAACGACATCAGCACCAACAATAAGGAAACGGTCCTGCCCGGCCCATCCGCTTGGGAGCAGTTGACCAATCCGGCTCTCGCCGAACAACaccatcaacagcagcagcagcagcaacaacaacttcaacaacagcaacaacaacaacacttgcagcaacagcagcagctccatcatcaacaacaacaacatcagcaacatcaacagcagcagcagcatgtgCCACCTCCCCAACACCATCCCCACCCTCATCcgcacccccacccccacctcCAACACCCGGGAATGCATCCCCATCCGGGCGTCGGCCACCATCCCCAAGGGCAGGGACCTCCGGCGTTGCAAATCCACCATCACCCACTTCCACCCCAAATGCAGCAGCAAATGCAGGCCACGAGTCCAACGACCACGGCGGCCCCTCCGATGACCCCGACCAAGTCGACTCCGCCGGACATGTCCCACACGCCGCAGAGCGCGCCCAATCAGACGCCCGGTCCGAGCTATGCCGAGGAGTTGCACCCGGAGCTGGTGAACCAGGGTTGGCGCAAGTTTTGGTCCAAGCGGGAGGGTCGGCCGTACTTTTGGAACAAACTGACCGGGGAGAGTTTGTGGGAGACGCCGATGTTGAATCGGGGAGGCGGTGCCGGCGGGGGTGGTCAGCAGGGCTTTGATCCGTTGACGGATCCGTTGGGCATTTGTCACTCGGGCGGGACGGGGAATGGTCCGGCTGGGCCGCCACCACCGCCGCAGCATAACAGTAACGCGCTGAAGAGGCGGGCCTCGGAGGACACGCAGAACCATCATGGGCAGGGCCAGGGCGGAACGGGTGCGCCACCGCCGTTGAAGAAGTACGTGTTGCCTGGGCCGTGGGACTTGGAGATCCCGACGAACGTTGTGATGTACGATCGCATTCCGACGATGCACCCGCATCCGTACCCGGAGGTTGAGGCCATGCGCGGGTTGTTTACGGTGCGGTTGTTTAAGACGTACGAGGATCTTTGCACGAAGCGTGAATCGATCAATCCGCCGGCTGGGTCGTTCAATCGGTGGCTGATGGAGCGCAAGATTATCGATCGCGGGCTGGATCCGATGCTGCCGAGTGCGTGCGCGCCGGAGATTTCGCAGCAGATGTACAGGGAAATTATACGGGACATTCCGATCAAGATCGTCAAGCCAAAGTTCACGGGTGACGCGCGGAAGCAACTCTCGCGGTACTGCGACGCGGCCAAGAAGATTGTCGAGCGGCGGTCCGCGTCCGTGGAGAGCAAAAAGATCGTCAAGTGGAACGCCGAAGAGACGTACGAGTGGCTGCGGAAGACGGTCGGGGCGAGCTACGAGGACTTTCAGGACCGTCTGTCTCACCTCCGGCGGCAGTGCGAACCACACATCGTAGCGACGGTCCAGAACAGTGTCGAGCAGCTCTGCACCAAGATCTACCACCTGTCGGCGCAGCACGTCAAAACGACCCGCGATCGGCACGGCCAGATCCTGAAGGAGAGCGGCATCCAGGAGTTGACGCAGCCGTTGGCCGCTCCACTTGCGCGGAAGGTTTGGTGCTACCCGGTCCAGTTTGCCATTCCGTCGCCGCGGATGCCCCAGATCGACTACAACACCGACCGGGACCACATGACGATCAAGTACACGCACGCGTCGCTGCCGGGGCCGGACACGCACACGATCAACAGTTCGCACCTGCAAAAGTTGGTAAGTTGCTCGGCGGGGTGAGAACTGGTCAATGCAATATTGCAAAAGATaccattttgaaagatttaaaaGTGACTTCTAATATTATTCTATACTACTAGTCAAGTCATGCttcttcataaaaatataaaaaatacatctaTTTCCGATGTGGTGCCAAAATCAGAAATGTAAAGATGCTTAAAAGTGTCCCATTTGTAAATAcattcaataacaaaatttatattttgggGCACCATTTCTTATCCCTTTGATTACACTATTTTAGtaacttgcgctaacgttttcacagcgcttaagatataaaattgcttccaactaccggcaatatATTCTCTTGCACATGCTTTAGCTTTTCACGTGAAAAATAATCATGAAACATGTAATTAATTAGCAACAGCTataaaacaaaccaacgccCTGAGTCACTTGACGTTTTACCTATTCTCGTCGAAGGCTGACGAAAACTGATCAAGAAGCGAgtgcaaataaagaacaaagacTGGCCACCATCATCactagcaaaaaaaatcaatgagagACAGTGATGCCAGGAGACTTTCTATAGAAATATTAATTTTCACCTAAAAGTTGTGTACAAATTATATCAAATGGCAGCACTTGGCAGCCACGCAAGTGCGCTGAAAAAaaaggccgataatagaaaaaaattccagctataatttttttttggtaaggacaaaaaaaaatcaaaccatccacattaacgacccccgggtcttttgtggtctctattgcaagtttctgctcgaacctaggagtccgaagtcTTGAAAGGGgggagcacccaaacctctttttactccaaggaaccttccaccccagtgtttgaactgacgacctttggattgcgagtccaaccgccgccagcgattccaccggagtaggcttggtttggtgtgttgtttgtacttatggcatggacgactcctacacctggaatgactttacggcctaacaacaactaaggccgggaccgacgttttacttcctcatccgatggaaggttggagcagatgggaatcgaacccagaatcatccgcttacaaagcggacagcgtaaccattgggccacgcactgccacacaaagactttaaataaaaattacgtTGGCCTTATAAAAAtccttaattcaaaaaatctacacccaaattttttttaaacgaactcggtagttgaaaaatcggttatGTTTAGATCGGTAACCCATttgccaaaatgaacaaaattttaccgaatacCGAGTACAATCcacaataatgaacttcattaccgaatttcggcaATGTTTTGCCGAACTgttcactgccgttctacgcataattgtcccatgtcagttttggacgattttgactttatgacatttttaagtttagtttgatgtgtactttaagaaaaacacatacaatctggtactttgttcggaaactcatcaaaaacaacaccaagtctgtttgtcccatcgttaaacttctacgcataattgtcccaccaagtattttcttacacggaatcattagttttactaagcattatgtcttgtttacctgttgtatagcaagataaTCACAAATAAgtgtgataaactgctaactggggcacggcgtgttttctagaacaaacttttcaggaaaaaatagtcatcgctgctttcaaatgtgtcttataggaaattttctctgctttccaatgcttctaagagcgaaatgtttcatcgggaaatttccgagatatctttattttaagttttttggctttaaatttctttattatttatttattggaaactttatactaacagttcagaaaacttatcaaatgatgtggTTCATgggtcatttactcatcaaaatgtgcaaaataagacaagaggGTTGCAAACcgataacattttgaaaatgaagttttaaccaaatttttgaatatatggaatttattcagaaattaaaatcataaaacaatttaaaaatatattttattattattatatatattttttgtgtacaaatattaCGTGtttgctctgatttagcttgttcaaccaaaactttggcaggtttgtgattgttaatggtattattgaattttaatgaataaatttgatattttcttaagcaaacattaaccaggaacataaatacaaatatgatttcaaatcgaaaatgtactacatattactgttgcaagcttcaaaagtcatatttttattagtatcaaataaatataaaatgtttactgttgaaaatgcaactaaaagtagcaataaaactcgagtcttccaattcttttttttttttgtttgaacaatattatttattattttaacaaaaaacaaaaaccacaaaaaaacgtctttccaaactatttgaacaagaatcaagaaataaaacattttttaaaaaagatgagattgaagatgagagtcttataaacttctaaaatattgctaattccttgatcatttaatacaaaaaaaaaactataacaatcatttcatactaatgaaaagtatttctcctaaagcttgcaacagtagtttgcagttcaatttcgagtattaaacatgttttgtattcatgcaactggttaatgtttgattaaggaaatatgttatttatttataaaaatcttgtaataccctatcaatctcaaacctgtaaaaatttcggttgtatcagctaattccacgctgaatcagagcagatcggtgttatttgtacaccacaattatgtaataatctatttgttcttgtaaaaataatattttaatgcggttttatgattttaatttctgaataaatcccacatattcaaaaattcggttaaaactaaattttcaaaatgtttagcggtttgcaaccttctacaaagttgtttcttgtattattttgcacattttgatgagtaaatgacacatgaaacacatcatttgacaagtgtCCTgtgctgttatttaaaagtttccgataaatgatgaaggattttaaaacaaaaaacttaaaatatagatatctcagaaatttcccgatgaaggtcccttaaggttgcccagaaaacacgccgtgggggcgattagggacacatagggcgaatagggaccTACGGGACACGTAGAAACACAGaattcggtcgaaaaatttcaatcgcgtttttctcagatgcacttttttgaacatgggacaattatgcgtagaacggcagttcagcagctgaaaaaaaatctaagtgtgttcattttcaaaattatacaaataatgaAATTATAAAGGTATTCTTAAATTCAgaatttatgaaataaaaaaagccaAATTTAATTCCTGAATTTTTTAATACTGAAATTCCACTTTTGTTTAAATCGATGGAttccaacatttaaaaatacataaaattctgaaatatttttttatattttttgattgctaAATGTTTGATCTGTAAATTCTATTTTCccaaattcccccccccccccccccccccttaccgaattcggtaatgaagttcattatttATTGTTAATCGTACAATCGATATTCAGTAAAATATTCAAgtttgttaaccctctacaacctaaccccgcctttaaacgggcttcgatctataAAATcgcttaaaaatcaattttccaaccgatttttgatctttaaaaagcattggaaagaagaactcttaaaattttagaaaatttcagggttggaagttaaacttgttttatgtgactttgccaaaactttagttttcttgttttatgtttttcttgtttcatttttagtatttttatttgcatttatcttgtttagtttatgtttgtttttggtagtatttggcctactctaccacctaatataattacatttcggctatctacttttttcatgtttttacagtcactttttcaattttttgcatgtttttcaaattttctgctatagaatcgcaccatcatcatttaaattgcaaaaaaatgcgtagaggcatagtctgggacactagaaaaattaccgcatacttctttttacaaataatatatgaaatgttagtaaaaaacacagccaaagttgaacactaaaaaaaaaaattttaagcatTGGCAaagttgtggtttggttgagcgttttagcagaatgcattactatgaatacaaagagacgagttgcaaagtcacataaaacccatatttttttttaaattttaagagttctactttccaatgctttttttttttttgcaggccaaggattgatacctaagagcatgcaatggcactgaccttgttgcgtgctcttcggttgacgtccacgtaaggaacatcctggaaggagcgcaactaactacatccgtagttctgttagatcatccgaattatcttgatcagaacagtacagctctggttccttgcgagtgtcctattttcttacctccacgttggcttggttttcatgatgacctagctggtggcctgtggaaacggatcgtaaacctttgaccaccgcgggtcagagtcgagacggctagaagaaaggggcgcaacaatgtgggaaagggaagtaatttgtgattgtagacggtattgttttgattcgcagtatgttgagtcaactgctgtggatgtacctgaaacatcgcacaaaggggtttctcttctcttcattctcagctaccacctatctcctatttttattttgctctactgattctcacttcttcattgattcttctatttaaaatccatcatttgattttgatttttcttacttttaattcTCTTGTctttcaaagcttttccactcttttttaccaattgatactgctttaacaaactttgtgtttttccttaaaaaatacttttccacAATGTACTAGTAATACAGCTTCAGCtacagcttctcatttttattctttaaaataaaatcaacattctcttactattgattcttgtttttttataaaatatattctctttaactgtctattgttttcaatcttcaccattttttttttttttcaaacaagtgaggtttgagcccatactcaatttatggaatggttaatggatttacacaaatattactattgtacttttggtaaacttttataacatgcttaggaccaaaaattgtaacaaaacaccgcgacaaaagaaatagcaacagaaacacgactcaacactaggaaagatttcaggagaaaacaatacacagtaaataacaattagtttttgaattcaaactaaaaatataacagttcttgctttaatgaaaattgataggcacactataaatggttaggcgcttatacttacatcaaaccctacgtaatgtaccacccccggccgagttaaaatgcgtaaccggaaaagaaggtgtgcatgcctggcacgaacactcaaagcgtgctctagcgtgttgctcgtactgactcagagcaagggtgagatgtaggtgtaagggcagtgcgtgttcgtcgggaacctggtgcataagatcggtcaaggcccgttcttacactgaaaattgcgaattgcgaattgcgaatttttctttaaatgttaCATATATTTCCGATGTGGTGCCAAAATCAGAAatgtaaaaatgttcaaaaaccaTTTGTAAATGACTAAaactatataatttttttttaaagatattcttaaattcaaaaaattatgaaatgaaaaaagcCAAATATAATTCCtgaattttataaaagtgaaattctactttttttaaatgtatggattccaaaatctaaaaaaaaccctaattaaaaaaacaataaaattctgaaataattttttatgttttttgattcctaaattttttgagctaaaaattctattttcccaaatttcaaaaataaaattcaaaattgaaattgttttcacGTAAACTTGTTTaccaaatttgaaaagtttgatatatttgaaattaGCGAATTCCGTAAAAAacttaccgaattcggtaatgaagttcattatttCTTGTTCATCGTACAATCGATATTCagtaaaatattgaagtttgtTAATCGATCGAATTattgtcgataatattatcgtctaacgataacgataatggttatcgttatcattatttcgataattcggACGGATGATaactcaattttttataatttgcaatatgggtatcaaacgattcgaaattttgcatgcattttcattgttttagagtttttgaatgaaatatttaaatgttcacaaaatactgtatttttttttaagcacttaaattttcataatttgcaatatagatTTCAAAGGAAGCGAAATTTTACCtgctttttcactgttttagagttttttaaatgaaaaactcaaattttcaaaaaataccgtattataaaatactcaaattttaaaaatttggaatataagtatcaaacgatttgaaattttgaatgtattttaactgtcgtttgatactcatattgcaaataaaaaaaaatgagtgtttttgaggaaatacggtattttgtgaaaatttcagtatttcattcaaaaatcagattaaaaatagttaaaatacattcaaaatttcgaatcgttgaatatacccatatttcaaattatgaaaatttgagtactttcaaaaaatacgatattttgtaaaaaaaatagtttttatacctcgatttatactttgaaacttaccataataacaaaaaatatttagtaagaggaagtttgaaaattcaacataatttggttggtttaagtcatttttagaataatattaaatataagtttTCGTCGATAGAATAGTCCCGACGATAtcgatagaactatcgttatcgtcatcgaacctcgataattgtatcgttaacaaccttgaaaatattgtttgttttgacagatggtttactgATTTTTGACACTACCGAATTAGGTAATAATAATCTCTAcagatttcaaaaattgcaagaTTCTAAAACTTATAACTTTATtcttattttgttgaaaaaactttgtttttcacGTTTACACATTCATTGTGATCCGGTTGGGAGTCGACGACTATTTTTTATGTGAATTGGCCATTTGGATTTTTGACCGAATTGGGTACTAGAGACCtaatatgtaattttttatgtaaaacggtaaaaaacacgattaaaaaccatttccgattactttttttcattttaatgcaaaaaaaaaattgacaagacaacattttttttgatggatcaactatggtccccttgaaacgagctgtcaagtaggagcttttctgtcaagaaggaccgcgaggttaatttttcaaaattgatttaaaaatccattttaaactctttgtggtcgttcaaagggtcattgtactcagaaaaataagctatatcgctgtaaacaatattatcagcaatctaagcttcattttaggacccaattcggtaaaattccagattttattttttttaacaagtcctataaacatatgacttcagtaacaacttttcaatagggcgaaaccctcagatgtaaacaaactgagtttttaTCAGAATCATATAATGCGAACaaaactgattataaaacaccctccatcatcacaaaattccgaaaatacgtagttttacaagcaaaaaacaaaagggctaatcaacaacatcaatcaaaacaaaccaaattgagtttccgcccttgtgttttcatccaatcacgaggggcgaatgtagtgttttctgcaagttccgacgtatatttagaaacaccaaattttcgttataatttagtgaattttaacctgacaatcctcaaaatggatcaaaatgtatgtttctgatgtctctgaccacaattccacaacaaacacagatttgtatgatcctaaatacataactttttaatttcaattattgtagtATCGGATCTGGTCTGGATTCACAATCTAGATATGAAGGTCCATAATATACTGGTTCTTGGAACATCCGGGGATTCTGGGTCTAGCAGTTGCAGGACAAAAAGGAGGTTTAGGAGGAATGCCGTACAAAATCATCGCCTCCGTAACCATTGAAGCTATGCAAAGATAGAGAAGGCAGGATGGTGTCGCGGGGTGGCCTAGTCGTCAGGTGCCATGTCTCCCACTTCCGGCGGGGACACCCCAAGGAACGTCACTTCAATATAGACCACATCGTCAAACCAACTTGCTACTTACGGTGTATCCTGGCTCAACGATTCTTGGCCTGAATCGGACTCCTTCTGAAGGCTTTCTAGACCAATTTTTTTATCACTGAGGTTGCAAATATCACTGTATTATCACTGACTGTAacgtttcacaatgataaaatagttgtttcaccacttttttctttaaaaacccgaaaaatgaacaaaaaacaaaagggcgaatctgttgtttacttttgctttgtggcgtaacctga harbors:
- the LOC120416825 gene encoding mRNA (2'-O-methyladenosine-N(6)-)-methyltransferase — protein: MNDISTNNKETVLPGPSAWEQLTNPALAEQHHQQQQQQQQQLQQQQQQQHLQQQQQLHHQQQQHQQHQQQQQHVPPPQHHPHPHPHPHPHLQHPGMHPHPGVGHHPQGQGPPALQIHHHPLPPQMQQQMQATSPTTTAAPPMTPTKSTPPDMSHTPQSAPNQTPGPSYAEELHPELVNQGWRKFWSKREGRPYFWNKLTGESLWETPMLNRGGGAGGGGQQGFDPLTDPLGICHSGGTGNGPAGPPPPPQHNSNALKRRASEDTQNHHGQGQGGTGAPPPLKKYVLPGPWDLEIPTNVVMYDRIPTMHPHPYPEVEAMRGLFTVRLFKTYEDLCTKRESINPPAGSFNRWLMERKIIDRGLDPMLPSACAPEISQQMYREIIRDIPIKIVKPKFTGDARKQLSRYCDAAKKIVERRSASVESKKIVKWNAEETYEWLRKTVGASYEDFQDRLSHLRRQCEPHIVATVQNSVEQLCTKIYHLSAQHVKTTRDRHGQILKESGIQELTQPLAAPLARKVWCYPVQFAIPSPRMPQIDYNTDRDHMTIKYTHASLPGPDTHTINSSHLQKLEQLYRYNCFDDKKFDFFIGRVYCMLKRYSSFLYGAASPNQQEPELTQSALPAVVFECLHQHFGVTFECFASPLNCYFRQYCSAFGDADSYFGSRGSFLEFRPVSGSFQVNPPYCEELIDATLQHIDRLLTDSTEPLSFIVFLQEWKEPALQCLSKIEDSHFKRKQVVVMGMEHEYRHGLQHCIPKSDVNFKSIHGTMVVWLQNNAGFQRWGPTEARVDALLEAFRPGRERERDKVVPVSSGGGGTGTTPAVGAGGSTPASVGSPPEAPGSVGEHAPGSTTPKTPTTPTI